In Notamacropus eugenii isolate mMacEug1 chromosome 1, mMacEug1.pri_v2, whole genome shotgun sequence, one genomic interval encodes:
- the ABHD14B gene encoding putative protein-lysine deacylase ABHD14B isoform X2, translated as MTSVQSSEGTISVQGQNLFYREARPRDGQTPRLSVLLLHGIRFSSETWLKLGTLDKLAQAGYRAVGIDLPGLGHSQEATAPTPIGELAPSSFLQAVLEALELGSTAVVSPSLSGMYSLPFLIAPGSHLCGYVPVAPICTDKISPADYGRVKTPTLIVYGDQDPMGESSLKHLQQLPNHQSYGWMRRIRRMNKV; from the exons ATGACCAGTGTACAATCCAGTGAAGGTACCATCTCTGTGCAGGGACAGAATCTCTTCTACCGGGAGGCCCGGCCTAGGGATGGGCAGACCCCACGCCTCTCAGTGCTCCTACTCCATGGCATCCGCTTCTCCTCTGAGACTTGGCTTAAGCTGGGCACACTGGACAAACTGGCTCAGGCTGGCTACCGGGCCGTAGGCATTGATCTGCCAG GTCTAGGACATTCCCAGGAGGCGACAGCCCCCACCCCCATCGGGGAGCTGGCCCCCAGCAGCTTTCTGCAAGCTGTATTGGAGGCTCTGGAGCTGGGTTCCACGGCCGTGGTCAGCCCGTCTCTAAGCGGAATGTATTCACTACCCTTCCTCATAGCCCCTGGCTCCCACCTCTGTGGCTATGTGCCTGTCGCCCCAATCTGCACAGATAAAATCAGTCCCGCTGACTATGGCCGGGTGAAG ACTCCCACCCTCATCGTGTATGGAGACCAGGATCCCATGGGGGAGTCAAGCCTCAAGCACCTGCAGCAACTGCCTAACCACCAG AGCTATGGGTGgatgagaagaatcaggagaatgaACAAGGTGTAA
- the ABHD14B gene encoding putative protein-lysine deacylase ABHD14B isoform X1, protein MTSVQSSEGTISVQGQNLFYREARPRDGQTPRLSVLLLHGIRFSSETWLKLGTLDKLAQAGYRAVGIDLPGLGHSQEATAPTPIGELAPSSFLQAVLEALELGSTAVVSPSLSGMYSLPFLIAPGSHLCGYVPVAPICTDKISPADYGRVKTPTLIVYGDQDPMGESSLKHLQQLPNHQVMVMAGAGHPCYLDRPDEWHSGLLDFLNGLA, encoded by the exons ATGACCAGTGTACAATCCAGTGAAGGTACCATCTCTGTGCAGGGACAGAATCTCTTCTACCGGGAGGCCCGGCCTAGGGATGGGCAGACCCCACGCCTCTCAGTGCTCCTACTCCATGGCATCCGCTTCTCCTCTGAGACTTGGCTTAAGCTGGGCACACTGGACAAACTGGCTCAGGCTGGCTACCGGGCCGTAGGCATTGATCTGCCAG GTCTAGGACATTCCCAGGAGGCGACAGCCCCCACCCCCATCGGGGAGCTGGCCCCCAGCAGCTTTCTGCAAGCTGTATTGGAGGCTCTGGAGCTGGGTTCCACGGCCGTGGTCAGCCCGTCTCTAAGCGGAATGTATTCACTACCCTTCCTCATAGCCCCTGGCTCCCACCTCTGTGGCTATGTGCCTGTCGCCCCAATCTGCACAGATAAAATCAGTCCCGCTGACTATGGCCGGGTGAAG ACTCCCACCCTCATCGTGTATGGAGACCAGGATCCCATGGGGGAGTCAAGCCTCAAGCACCTGCAGCAACTGCCTAACCACCAGGTGATGGTGATGGCGGGTGCAGGACACCCCTGCTACCTGGACAGGCCGGATGAATGGCACTCTGGGCTACTGGATTTCCTGAATGGGCTGGCATAA
- the ACY1 gene encoding aminoacylase-1 isoform X2, with amino-acid sequence MEDLLGALRLQREVGGPRSKGAGEGSKASTPTMPGQDQHQLSEGEHPAVTRFRQYLQIRTVQPEPNYDEAVLFLEKTAKDLGLECQKVEVAPGRIVTILTWRGTDPKLRSLVLNSHTDVVPVFEEHWNHDPFEAFKDTQGNIYARGAQDMKCVSIQYLEAVRRLKAEGKCFPRTIHLTFVPDEETGGHEGMEMFVKRPEFQALRAGFALDEGVASPTETFTVFYSERSPWWLSVTSSGNPGHGSYFIENTAAEKLNKVVTSVLEFREQEKHRLQSDPNLTLGAVTSVNLTILEGGVAFNVVPATMTASFDFRVAPDVDLKAFEERIQGWCQAAGEGVTYHFHQKWTEPRITAPDDSNPWWVEFSRVCREMNLSVKAEIFPAATDSRYLRAAGVPALGFSPMNRTPVLLHDHNEFLNEAVFLQGIDIYAQLLPALASVPALHDEC; translated from the exons ATGGAGGATTTACTGGGGGCTCTGAGGCTGCAGAGAGAAGTGGGAGGGCCCCGAAGCAAGGGCG CGGGAGAAGGGAGCAAGGCATCCACCCCTACTATGCCTGGCCAAGACCAGCACCAGCTCTCAGAGGGGGAGCATCCAGCTGTGACACGGTTTCGCCAGTACCTCCAAATCCGGACTGTGCAGCCGGAGCCCAACTATG ATGAAGCTGTACTTTTTTTGGAGAAGACAGCCAAGGACTTGGGCCTCGAGTGTCAGAAGGTGGAG GTGGCTCCAGGCCGAATTGTAACTATATTGACCTGGCGTGGCACAGATCCCAAGCTCCGTTCCCTTGTGCTTAACTCCCACACGGATGTGGTGCCTGTCTTCGAG GAACACTGGAATCACGATCCCTTCGAAGCCTTCAAAGATACCCAAGGGAACATTTATGCTCGGGGTGCCCAGGACATGAAATGTGTTAGCATTCA GTACTTGGAGGCTGTTCGGAGGCTAAAAGCAGAAGGGAAGTGTTTTCCCAGGACCATCCACTTGACATTTGTCCCTG atgaggagactggagGACATGAGGGCATGGAGATGTTTGTGAAACGGCCGGAGTTTCAGGCTTTGAGAGCTGGTTTTGCCCTAGATGAGG GCGTGGCTAGTCCTACAGAAACCTTCACAGTCTTCTACAGTGAACGGAGCCCTTGGT GGCTCAGTGTCACCAGCTCTGGGAATCCAGGCCATGGCTCATATTTCATTGAGAACACAGCTGCAGAGAAGCTG AACAAGGTGGTCACCTCAGTCCTGGAGTTCCGAGAGCAGGAGAAGCATCG GCTTCAGTCGGACCCCAACCTGACCCTGGGGGCTGTGACCTCCGTGAACCTGACCATACTGGAGGGGGGAGTTGCTTTCAATGTAGTACCGGCTACCATGACTGCTAGCTTCGACTTTCGAGTTGCCCCAGATGTGGACCTCAag GCCTTTGAGGAACGGATTCAAGGCTGGTGCCAGGCGGCTGGGGAAGGGGTCACCTACCATTTTCACCAG AAATGGACAGAGCCTCGAATTACAGCCCCTGATGACTCTAACCCATGGTGGGTTGAGTTCAGCAGAGTCTGTCGAGAGAT GAATCTCAGTGTGAAGGCTGAAATCTTCCCAGCTGCCACAGACAGCCGCTACCTACGGGCC GCAGGGGTCCCAGCTCTAGGCTTCTCCCCGATGAACCGAACCCCAGTCCTGCTGCATGACCACAATGAGTTCCTGAACGAAGCCGTGTTCCTTCAGGGCATTGACATCTATGCCCAACTGCTGCCTGCCCTGGCCAGTGTGCCAGCCCTGCACGATGAGTGCTAA
- the RPL29 gene encoding large ribosomal subunit protein eL29 isoform X1: MAKSKNHTTHNQSRKWHRNGIKKPRSQRYESLKGVDPKFLRNMRFAKKHNKKGLKKMQANNAKAIKARAEAIKALSTKASKAKLLRPKIPKGGARRAGRKMATKRPGSRVGIKRPGSRVGIKRPGSRVGIKRPGPRITKPDSKVARTTDPKATKPTDPKAAKPTDPKAAKPTDPKAAKPTDPKITKAAAKVSKSDPKAAKSGPKAAKSGPKAAKSGPKAAKSDPKAAKVTKPSDSKAAKPTDPKPAESKPKDPGAKAASPKPSK, translated from the exons ATGGCCAAGTCCAAGAACCACACCACGCACAACCAGT CGCGGAAATGGCACCGGAACGGCATCAAGAAGCCCAGGTCGCAGAGATACGAGTCCCTGAAAGGG GTTGACCCCAAGTTTCTGAGAAACATGCGTTTTGCCAAGAAACACAACAAGAAGGGGCTGAAGAAGATGCAGGCCAACAACGCCAAAGCCATCAAGGCTCGAGCAGAGGCCATCAAGGCCCTGAGCACCAAGGCCTCCAAGGCCAAACTCCTCAGGCCCAAGATCCCCAAGGGCGGTGCCCGGCGTGCAGGCCGCAAGATGGCCACAAAGCGTCCAGGCTCTAGGGTCGGCATTAAGCGTCCAGGCTCTAGGGTCGGCATTAAGCGTCCAGGCTCTAGGGTCGGCATTAAACGTCCAGGCCCCAGGATCACGAAGCCTGACTCTAAGGTTGCCAGAACCACTGACCCCAAGGCCACCAAGCCCACTGACCCCAAGGCCGCCAAGCCCACTGACCCCAAGGCCGCCAAGCCCACTGACCCCAAGGCTGCCAAGCCCACTGACCCCAAGATCACCAAGGCTGCTGCCAAGGTCAGTAAATCTGATCCCAAGGCTGCCAAGTCCGGCCCCAAGGCTGCCAAGTCCGGCCCTAAGGCTGCCAAGTCCGGCCCCAAGGCTGCCAAGTCCGATCCCAAGGcagccaaggtcacaaagcccaGTGATTCTAAGGCTGCTAAGCCTACTGACCCCAAACCTGCCGAGTCCAAACCCAAAGATCCTGGCGCTAAAGCTGCTAGTCCCAAACCTTCAAAATAG
- the ABHD14A gene encoding protein ABHD14A: protein MQGTSKLPKGVLLALGLLITILLYLGLPSLPQPLIWTWNSDNVTILAGLTHSNSSIFYREVQPLHKPHRLEVVLLHGKAFTSHIWQQLGTLEKLSRRGYRAIALDLPGFGNSFPSPAARTEAGRADLLDQVLQDLKVKKPVLVSPSLSGHYALPFLMRAHGRLNGFVPIAPTFTENYTQKQFSDIKTPTLILYGALDKGLAQESLQKLRHLPNHSTVKLQDAGHACYLHQPHDFHDALLTFLDKLS from the exons ATGCAGGGCACCTCAAAACTGCCCAAGGGGGTCCTGCTGGCCCTGGGCCTGCTCATTACAATACTGCTGTACCTGGGCCTGCCCAGTCTCCCCCAGCCCCTCATCTGGACCTGGAACAGCGACAATGTCACCATCCTGGCTGGGCTTACACACAGCAACTCTTCGATCTTTTACCGGGAGGTCCAGCCCCTTCACAAACCCCACAG GCTGGAGGTGGTGTTACTACATGGGAAGGCCTTCACTTCACACATCTGGCAGCAGCTGGGGACACTGGAAAAGCTGTCCCGAAGGGGCTATCGGGCCATTGCTCTAGATCTCCCTG GTTTTGGGAACTCATTCCCCTCCCCTGCAGCCCGCACAGAGGCTGGACGGGCTGATCTCCTGGATCAAGTCCTACAGGACCTGAAGGTCAAAAAGCCAGTGCTGGTCAGCCCCTCTCTGAGTGGCCACTACGCTCTGCCCTTCCTGATGCGGGCTCACGGGCGGCTTAATGGCTTTGTCCCCATTGCTCCCACCTTCACCGAGAACTACACACAGAAGCAGTTCTCAGACATCAAG ACACCCACACTTATTCTGTATGGAGCTTTAGACAAAGGCCTGGCCCAGGAGTCTCTGCAGAAGCTCCGACACCTCCCCAACCACTCAACGGTGAAGCTGCAGGATGCTGGCCACGCTTGTTACCTCCACCAGCCCCATGACTTTCACGATGCCCTGCTGACCTTCCTTGACAAGCTGTCATGA
- the RPL29 gene encoding large ribosomal subunit protein eL29 isoform X3, whose amino-acid sequence MKSISVLTMFWRKNKRGETSESTSPHLEVDPKFLRNMRFAKKHNKKGLKKMQANNAKAIKARAEAIKALSTKASKAKLLRPKIPKGGARRAGRKMATKRPGSRVGIKRPGSRVGIKRPGSRVGIKRPGPRITKPDSKVARTTDPKATKPTDPKAAKPTDPKAAKPTDPKAAKPTDPKITKAAAKVSKSDPKAAKSGPKAAKSGPKAAKSGPKAAKSDPKAAKVTKPSDSKAAKPTDPKPAESKPKDPGAKAASPKPSK is encoded by the exons ATGAAAAGCATCTCTGTACTGACCATGTtctggaggaaaaataaaagggggGAAACTTCAGAGTCCACCAGTCCTCATCTGGAG GTTGACCCCAAGTTTCTGAGAAACATGCGTTTTGCCAAGAAACACAACAAGAAGGGGCTGAAGAAGATGCAGGCCAACAACGCCAAAGCCATCAAGGCTCGAGCAGAGGCCATCAAGGCCCTGAGCACCAAGGCCTCCAAGGCCAAACTCCTCAGGCCCAAGATCCCCAAGGGCGGTGCCCGGCGTGCAGGCCGCAAGATGGCCACAAAGCGTCCAGGCTCTAGGGTCGGCATTAAGCGTCCAGGCTCTAGGGTCGGCATTAAGCGTCCAGGCTCTAGGGTCGGCATTAAACGTCCAGGCCCCAGGATCACGAAGCCTGACTCTAAGGTTGCCAGAACCACTGACCCCAAGGCCACCAAGCCCACTGACCCCAAGGCCGCCAAGCCCACTGACCCCAAGGCCGCCAAGCCCACTGACCCCAAGGCTGCCAAGCCCACTGACCCCAAGATCACCAAGGCTGCTGCCAAGGTCAGTAAATCTGATCCCAAGGCTGCCAAGTCCGGCCCCAAGGCTGCCAAGTCCGGCCCTAAGGCTGCCAAGTCCGGCCCCAAGGCTGCCAAGTCCGATCCCAAGGcagccaaggtcacaaagcccaGTGATTCTAAGGCTGCTAAGCCTACTGACCCCAAACCTGCCGAGTCCAAACCCAAAGATCCTGGCGCTAAAGCTGCTAGTCCCAAACCTTCAAAATAG
- the ACY1 gene encoding aminoacylase-1 isoform X1 encodes MVTVTLSCGRPSDAHMATSRPRVLPPGQPRGGGCRGGVEPLPIQGLPGPGGADWTAASGLAAGEGSKASTPTMPGQDQHQLSEGEHPAVTRFRQYLQIRTVQPEPNYDEAVLFLEKTAKDLGLECQKVEVAPGRIVTILTWRGTDPKLRSLVLNSHTDVVPVFEEHWNHDPFEAFKDTQGNIYARGAQDMKCVSIQYLEAVRRLKAEGKCFPRTIHLTFVPDEETGGHEGMEMFVKRPEFQALRAGFALDEGVASPTETFTVFYSERSPWWLSVTSSGNPGHGSYFIENTAAEKLNKVVTSVLEFREQEKHRLQSDPNLTLGAVTSVNLTILEGGVAFNVVPATMTASFDFRVAPDVDLKAFEERIQGWCQAAGEGVTYHFHQKWTEPRITAPDDSNPWWVEFSRVCREMNLSVKAEIFPAATDSRYLRAAGVPALGFSPMNRTPVLLHDHNEFLNEAVFLQGIDIYAQLLPALASVPALHDEC; translated from the exons ATGGTGACAGTTACACTCAGCTGTGGGAGACCGAGCGATGCTCACATGGCTACATCGCGTCCCCGGGTCCTGCCTCCCGGCCAGCCCAGGGGCGGGGGCTGCCGAGGCGGGGTGGAGCCTCTCCCAATACAAGGATTGCCCGGGCCAGGCGGGGCAGACTGGACTGCAGCGTCCGGCCTAGCAG CGGGAGAAGGGAGCAAGGCATCCACCCCTACTATGCCTGGCCAAGACCAGCACCAGCTCTCAGAGGGGGAGCATCCAGCTGTGACACGGTTTCGCCAGTACCTCCAAATCCGGACTGTGCAGCCGGAGCCCAACTATG ATGAAGCTGTACTTTTTTTGGAGAAGACAGCCAAGGACTTGGGCCTCGAGTGTCAGAAGGTGGAG GTGGCTCCAGGCCGAATTGTAACTATATTGACCTGGCGTGGCACAGATCCCAAGCTCCGTTCCCTTGTGCTTAACTCCCACACGGATGTGGTGCCTGTCTTCGAG GAACACTGGAATCACGATCCCTTCGAAGCCTTCAAAGATACCCAAGGGAACATTTATGCTCGGGGTGCCCAGGACATGAAATGTGTTAGCATTCA GTACTTGGAGGCTGTTCGGAGGCTAAAAGCAGAAGGGAAGTGTTTTCCCAGGACCATCCACTTGACATTTGTCCCTG atgaggagactggagGACATGAGGGCATGGAGATGTTTGTGAAACGGCCGGAGTTTCAGGCTTTGAGAGCTGGTTTTGCCCTAGATGAGG GCGTGGCTAGTCCTACAGAAACCTTCACAGTCTTCTACAGTGAACGGAGCCCTTGGT GGCTCAGTGTCACCAGCTCTGGGAATCCAGGCCATGGCTCATATTTCATTGAGAACACAGCTGCAGAGAAGCTG AACAAGGTGGTCACCTCAGTCCTGGAGTTCCGAGAGCAGGAGAAGCATCG GCTTCAGTCGGACCCCAACCTGACCCTGGGGGCTGTGACCTCCGTGAACCTGACCATACTGGAGGGGGGAGTTGCTTTCAATGTAGTACCGGCTACCATGACTGCTAGCTTCGACTTTCGAGTTGCCCCAGATGTGGACCTCAag GCCTTTGAGGAACGGATTCAAGGCTGGTGCCAGGCGGCTGGGGAAGGGGTCACCTACCATTTTCACCAG AAATGGACAGAGCCTCGAATTACAGCCCCTGATGACTCTAACCCATGGTGGGTTGAGTTCAGCAGAGTCTGTCGAGAGAT GAATCTCAGTGTGAAGGCTGAAATCTTCCCAGCTGCCACAGACAGCCGCTACCTACGGGCC GCAGGGGTCCCAGCTCTAGGCTTCTCCCCGATGAACCGAACCCCAGTCCTGCTGCATGACCACAATGAGTTCCTGAACGAAGCCGTGTTCCTTCAGGGCATTGACATCTATGCCCAACTGCTGCCTGCCCTGGCCAGTGTGCCAGCCCTGCACGATGAGTGCTAA
- the RPL29 gene encoding large ribosomal subunit protein eL29 isoform X2, which translates to MFWRKNKRGETSESTSPHLEVDPKFLRNMRFAKKHNKKGLKKMQANNAKAIKARAEAIKALSTKASKAKLLRPKIPKGGARRAGRKMATKRPGSRVGIKRPGSRVGIKRPGSRVGIKRPGPRITKPDSKVARTTDPKATKPTDPKAAKPTDPKAAKPTDPKAAKPTDPKITKAAAKVSKSDPKAAKSGPKAAKSGPKAAKSGPKAAKSDPKAAKVTKPSDSKAAKPTDPKPAESKPKDPGAKAASPKPSK; encoded by the exons ATGTtctggaggaaaaataaaagggggGAAACTTCAGAGTCCACCAGTCCTCATCTGGAG GTTGACCCCAAGTTTCTGAGAAACATGCGTTTTGCCAAGAAACACAACAAGAAGGGGCTGAAGAAGATGCAGGCCAACAACGCCAAAGCCATCAAGGCTCGAGCAGAGGCCATCAAGGCCCTGAGCACCAAGGCCTCCAAGGCCAAACTCCTCAGGCCCAAGATCCCCAAGGGCGGTGCCCGGCGTGCAGGCCGCAAGATGGCCACAAAGCGTCCAGGCTCTAGGGTCGGCATTAAGCGTCCAGGCTCTAGGGTCGGCATTAAGCGTCCAGGCTCTAGGGTCGGCATTAAACGTCCAGGCCCCAGGATCACGAAGCCTGACTCTAAGGTTGCCAGAACCACTGACCCCAAGGCCACCAAGCCCACTGACCCCAAGGCCGCCAAGCCCACTGACCCCAAGGCCGCCAAGCCCACTGACCCCAAGGCTGCCAAGCCCACTGACCCCAAGATCACCAAGGCTGCTGCCAAGGTCAGTAAATCTGATCCCAAGGCTGCCAAGTCCGGCCCCAAGGCTGCCAAGTCCGGCCCTAAGGCTGCCAAGTCCGGCCCCAAGGCTGCCAAGTCCGATCCCAAGGcagccaaggtcacaaagcccaGTGATTCTAAGGCTGCTAAGCCTACTGACCCCAAACCTGCCGAGTCCAAACCCAAAGATCCTGGCGCTAAAGCTGCTAGTCCCAAACCTTCAAAATAG